GGGCTCGCCGATCGTCTTCGCCAATCCGGCGTTCCTTGCATCGACCGGGTACGCCTGGGAAGAGGTGAGCGGCCGAACCCTCGGCGCGGTGCTAAATGCCTCGTCGGCTGCCGAGGTCCTGACCGACGGCGCGATCGATACCGGCGAGGTCACCGAATCCGAACTCTTGGCCCACCGCAAGGACGGAACCCCATTCTGGTGCGCCGTCTCGGTCGAGGTGATGCGCGACGGCGAACGCGACGACAGCCGCGGTCCGACCCACCTCGCCGCAGTCTGCGCCGACGTCACCGAACGGCGGCGCCTCGAGGAGCAGTTCCGGCGCATGCAGAAGATGGAGGCGCTAGGGCAACTGGCCGGTGGTGTCGCCCACGACTTCAACAACCTCCTCTTCGTCATCAACGCCTATTCGCAGCAACTTGCCGACGACAGCACCCTCTCGGGAGCGGCTCATGAGGCTGCCGAAGCGATCCGCGAATGCGGC
The nucleotide sequence above comes from Candidatus Hydrogenedentota bacterium. Encoded proteins:
- a CDS encoding PAS domain-containing protein, whose product is GSPIVFANPAFLASTGYAWEEVSGRTLGAVLNASSAAEVLTDGAIDTGEVTESELLAHRKDGTPFWCAVSVEVMRDGERDDSRGPTHLAAVCADVTERRRLEEQFRRMQKMEALGQLAGGVAHDFNNLLFVINAYSQQLADDSTLSGAAHEAAEAIRECGDRGTALTRQLLLFSRNEFVPPSRIDVNETLRDIERMMRRLIR